One region of Sphingomonas abietis genomic DNA includes:
- a CDS encoding alpha/beta fold hydrolase translates to MKLTRSLVAFALATTPLALLGSASVAQTAPTNAPAETGAPTVVLVHGAWADGSSWAKVIPLLQAKGIRVLGVQNPLTSLADDVAATKRVLADVNGPVVLVGHSWAGTVITEAGTDPKVKALVYVAAFANKEGQTGGDLVGAYPKPPALGTVWDDGKGFLRQTEQGMIDNFAADLPREEARTLFVTQGPLAASTFGDKVTAPAWRTVPSWYIVSANDRVISPQMERDLAAQMKAKTTVLQSSHVSLLSHPKEVAAVIEDAVASVAARK, encoded by the coding sequence ATGAAACTCACCCGCTCGCTCGTCGCTTTCGCGCTCGCCACCACACCGCTCGCACTCCTCGGCTCGGCCTCGGTCGCTCAGACGGCGCCGACCAACGCGCCCGCCGAGACCGGCGCGCCGACCGTCGTCCTCGTTCACGGTGCCTGGGCCGATGGCTCGAGCTGGGCGAAGGTCATCCCGCTGCTGCAGGCCAAGGGCATTCGCGTGCTCGGCGTGCAGAATCCGCTGACCTCGCTCGCCGATGATGTGGCGGCCACCAAGCGCGTCCTCGCCGACGTCAATGGTCCGGTCGTGCTGGTCGGCCATAGCTGGGCGGGGACAGTCATCACCGAGGCGGGCACCGACCCGAAAGTGAAGGCGCTGGTCTATGTGGCGGCCTTTGCCAACAAGGAAGGGCAGACCGGCGGCGATCTCGTCGGTGCCTATCCCAAGCCGCCCGCGCTCGGCACCGTATGGGACGACGGCAAGGGCTTCTTGCGTCAGACCGAGCAGGGGATGATCGACAATTTCGCGGCCGATCTGCCGCGCGAGGAAGCGCGCACGCTCTTCGTGACCCAGGGGCCGCTTGCCGCGAGCACGTTCGGCGACAAGGTCACCGCGCCGGCGTGGCGCACCGTGCCCTCTTGGTACATCGTCTCGGCGAATGACCGCGTGATCTCGCCACAGATGGAGCGTGATCTCGCCGCGCAGATGAAGGCGAAGACCACCGTCCTGCAGTCGAGCCACGTCTCGCTGCTGTCGCACCCCAAGGAGGTCGCCGCCGTGATCGAGGACGCGGTCGCTTCGGTCGCCGCACGCAAATGA